The following coding sequences are from one Oncorhynchus clarkii lewisi isolate Uvic-CL-2024 chromosome 20, UVic_Ocla_1.0, whole genome shotgun sequence window:
- the LOC139377079 gene encoding mitochondrial coenzyme A transporter SLC25A42-like has product MSVNCEVDTGIGIPRQGPLLSGTLVGALAKSAVAPLDRTKIIFHLSSARFSAKEAYRLIYQTYLEDGFLSLWRSNSATMVRVIAYAAIQFGAHDQYKRLRLVGGYSGFQGKALPPVPRLLVGSMAGTTAAMLTYPLDMVRARVAITPKEMYSHIMHVFVRISREEGLKTLYRGFTPTTLYRGFTPTTLGVVPNAGLSFFTYETLKKMHAEMELR; this is encoded by the exons CCCCAGACAAGGTCCACTCCTCTCCGGGACCTTAGTTGGAGCTTTGGCCAAATCCGCTGTGGCCCCGTTGGATAGAACCAAGATCATCTTCCACT TGTCCTCAGCAAGATTCTCTGCCAAG GAGGCGTACAGGTTGATCTACCAGACCTACCTGGAGGATGGCTTCCTCAGCCTGTGGAGGAGCAACTCTGCCACCATGGTACGGGTCATCGCCTATGCTGCTATCCAGTTCGGTGCCCATGACCAGTACAAGAGACTA AGACTAGTGGGAGGATACAGCGGCTTCCAAGGCAA agcccTGCCGCCTGTGCCAAGGTTACTTGTGGGCTCCATGGCCGGTACCACAGCTGCCATGCTCACCTACCCACTGGATATGGTACGAGCCAGGGTGGCCATCACGCCCAAGGAGATGT ACTCACACATCATGCATGTGTTTGTGCGGATCTCTCGTGAGGAGGGTTTGAAGACGCTGTACCGGGGTTTTACCCCCACCACACTGTACCGTGGTTTTACCCCCACCACACTCGGAGTGGTGCCCAACGCTGGACTCAGCTTCTTCACCTACGAGACACTCAAGAAAATGCATGCAG AAATGGAGCTCCGCTGA